The following is a genomic window from Dehalococcoidales bacterium.
TGAATGAGCAATCTTGCGCCGCAACTGGAAGTCATTCGTCAGAGCCTGGGCGGTGAACGCCCCGATCTGGAGTTGTGGTGGAGAGACCCGGAGGCCAAGCAATGGCGGACCTTAGCCAAGCTGTTCTCACATCTGCGCTTCGGGCCGCCATCGCGGGATTGGATATGGGCTCATATCTGGGACTGCGACCAGATGCTCGACGAGTGGTCAGTCTGTCAGCGTTGCCGCGCTAAGGAGAAGTACGCCGAGTATGGTGGCTACAGGGATTGCTGGCTGGAGTACGAACCCGGCGCAGGCATCGAGCGGGGTTCTCGTAACCACTATCTGGACCTAAAGGAACACAAAGAGGAAGGACGGGTTATCTGGGAGTTTGTCAAACGGCGGTGCCGGGACTGGGACCAGCGGCAGCATGAAATAGCGCAGAGGCTGGGCCGTTATCGAAATCTGGGCGGCGGGTTGCGCGGCGTAGAGGTGGAGCAGAAATGACCCCCACCGAACTCCGCCACGCCCGCGAAGCCCGCGCCGTGCTGGAAGAATACGGGGTCTACCCGACCCTCCGCGCAGTGCGCGAATCACTGGCGTATACCCTCGCCGAACTCGCATCCGTACTTGGCGTCGCGTATTCAACGCTGAGCGGATACGAGCTTGGTTATCGGCCCGTGCCCGACGAGGTGCGCGAACGTCTGTTTGAGTTCTGCGGCTCCTGGATTGGCCCGGGCAAACAACCCGTGCCCGACCATGAGCCCGGCAGAGAATCGGCTGATGTCGCGCGAATGCGCCTCGGGACGCTGACGCTAGGCGCGAGCCTAAAGGCACAGGGCCGACCTGTGGACTGGGAGACCTGCATCGCGGCGGCCGTGCGTTTTGACAAGTACGGATGGCCGTGGGATCAGAGGAGGGAGATAGCATCGTGAACCTCTACCATACC
Proteins encoded in this region:
- a CDS encoding helix-turn-helix transcriptional regulator, translated to MTPTELRHAREARAVLEEYGVYPTLRAVRESLAYTLAELASVLGVAYSTLSGYELGYRPVPDEVRERLFEFCGSWIGPGKQPVPDHEPGRESADVARMRLGTLTLGASLKAQGRPVDWETCIAAAVRFDKYGWPWDQRREIAS